One region of Streptomyces rishiriensis genomic DNA includes:
- a CDS encoding OFA family MFS transporter codes for MSPPVAPAGWSRWLVPPAALSVHLSIGQAYAWSVFKPPLESALGLSGTQSALPFQLAIVMLGLSAAFGGTLVERNGPRWAMTVALVCFSSGFLISALGAATEQFWLIVLGYGFVGGIGLGIGYISPVSTLIKWFPDRPGMATGIAIMGFGGGALIASPWSAQMLESFGSDSSGIALAFLVHGLSYAVFMTLGVLLVRVPRGARPVAGAPGAVEGVQVSASRAVRTPQFWCLWVVLCMNVTAGIGILEKAAPMIRDFFADTATPVSVSAAAGFVALLSAANMAGRIGWSSTSDLIGRKNVYRVYLGVGALMYALIALIGDSSKPLFVLCALVILSFYGGGFATIPAYLKDLFGAYQVGAIHGRLLTAWSTAGVLGPLIVNWIADRQEDAGKHGSSLYTLSLFIMIGLLALGFVANELVRPVHARHHHVPAQREAADVERQQPESAA; via the coding sequence ATGAGTCCCCCCGTCGCACCGGCCGGCTGGAGCCGCTGGCTCGTCCCCCCGGCCGCCCTCTCGGTCCATCTCTCCATCGGCCAGGCCTACGCGTGGTCCGTGTTCAAGCCGCCGCTCGAATCCGCGCTCGGGCTCAGCGGAACCCAGAGCGCGCTGCCGTTCCAGCTCGCCATCGTCATGCTCGGCCTGTCCGCGGCCTTCGGCGGCACACTGGTCGAGCGCAACGGGCCGCGCTGGGCGATGACCGTCGCCCTGGTCTGCTTCTCGTCCGGCTTCCTGATCTCCGCACTCGGAGCCGCCACCGAACAGTTTTGGCTGATCGTGCTCGGCTACGGTTTCGTCGGTGGAATCGGTCTCGGTATCGGTTACATCTCGCCCGTCTCCACCTTGATCAAGTGGTTCCCGGACCGGCCCGGAATGGCCACCGGCATCGCCATCATGGGCTTCGGCGGCGGCGCGCTCATCGCTTCGCCCTGGTCGGCGCAGATGCTGGAGTCGTTCGGTTCCGACAGTTCCGGGATAGCCCTCGCGTTCCTCGTGCACGGGCTGTCGTATGCCGTATTCATGACGCTGGGCGTCCTGCTGGTGCGGGTACCGCGCGGCGCGCGTCCGGTCGCGGGCGCGCCCGGCGCCGTCGAGGGCGTGCAGGTCTCGGCGAGCAGGGCGGTGCGCACTCCGCAGTTCTGGTGCCTGTGGGTCGTGCTCTGCATGAACGTGACCGCGGGCATCGGCATCCTGGAGAAGGCCGCCCCGATGATCAGGGACTTCTTCGCCGACACCGCCACCCCGGTCTCGGTGTCGGCGGCCGCGGGCTTCGTCGCTCTGCTGTCCGCGGCGAACATGGCGGGCCGGATCGGTTGGTCGTCGACCTCCGACCTGATCGGACGCAAGAACGTCTACCGGGTGTACCTGGGCGTCGGCGCCCTGATGTACGCCCTCATCGCGCTGATCGGTGACTCGTCGAAACCGCTGTTCGTGCTGTGCGCCCTGGTCATCCTCTCCTTCTACGGCGGCGGCTTCGCGACGATCCCCGCCTACCTCAAGGACCTGTTCGGCGCCTACCAGGTCGGCGCGATCCACGGACGGCTGCTCACCGCCTGGTCCACCGCCGGCGTGCTCGGTCCGCTGATCGTGAACTGGATCGCCGACCGGCAGGAGGACGCCGGAAAGCACGGCTCGTCCCTGTACACACTGTCACTGTTCATCATGATCGGGCTGCTGGCCCTCGGCTTCGTCGCCAATGAGCTCGTCCGGCCCGTTCACGCCCGCCACCACCACGTGCCCGCCCAGAGGGAGGCCGCCGATGTCGAACGACAACAGCCCGAGTCCGCAGCCTGA
- a CDS encoding MFS transporter small subunit yields the protein MSNDNSPSPQPDRRPLIAFAWLWVGAPLVYGLYELVRKATQLFTG from the coding sequence ATGTCGAACGACAACAGCCCGAGTCCGCAGCCTGACCGGCGGCCGCTGATCGCCTTCGCCTGGCTGTGGGTGGGGGCACCGCTCGTCTACGGGCTGTACGAGCTGGTACGGAAGGCGACGCAGCTGTTCACCGGGTAA